Sequence from the Macaca thibetana thibetana isolate TM-01 chromosome 20, ASM2454274v1, whole genome shotgun sequence genome:
cattgaatTTCAAAGATTCATTACCCCCAACAAGGATTGtagaatattttgttaataactttgttgattacatgttaaatgataatattttagatatactgagctaaatatattaaaatctatgacttttctttcttttttttttttttgagacggagtctagctctgtcacccaggctggatggagtgcagtggcgccatctcggctcactgcaagctccgcctcccggattcacaccattctacctcagcctcccgactagctgggactacaggcgcccgccaccacgctggctaattttttgtatttttagtagatacggagtttcactgtgttaaccaggatggtctcgatcttctgaccttgtgatctgcccacctcggcctcccaaagtgctgggattacaggtgggagccaccacgcctggctgacttatttttttctttatgttgatAATGTGGCtgttaaaaaatctttaattatGTGGCTATGTTACATTGGTGACTCACATTATGCTGCTTTGAGACAGCACTGACTAGAGTGTGAGCCCTGTCCTCAAGTTGCTCAGAACCTAACACAGGAGACACAAGTGGAAACCGCTGTATATAAGTTGTTGACAGGGAGCTGCAGAGGGCAGAAAAGAGGAAACTACCTCTCTGGCAGTGGAATTGCTGTTTGctgagaataaaggagaaaaaaagagaagagtttcCAGGTAGAGGAGGCAATAGTGTACAGAGTGCTAGTCATGAAAAGATTGGTAGGAGGTATTCAGTGTGGTCAGAACCTAGGAGGCAGTGGCTTGAGACTCTAGGTGGAAAAGGAGACTGTGAGAGCCATGTCTGGAGCCAGGAAACCAAACTGCCTGACCACTGGATGAAGCTGACCAAACAGCATGCAAGGAATGGCATCCCCCTCCCCAACCGGGCACCAGCTCTCAGATAGCCATCAGAGAGTCTGAAGGTCCCCACGTGTTCTTGTTTATTGCTTTTATCTCAATTTTACTTTCTTAAGGCCCATTTAGAATCTTACCCCTTAAGCAGATGTAACCTAGCCTTTGAGAGTTCACTTTGGATCATCTTATTAAACTGATTAAAACATCATTCAGTTTTCTGGAGCTGCAGTCCCCATGATTTAATACTGAGCTGGTGTTAACTTTGACCTTTTCTTCTATAGAGTTTGTCAGTAGAGAAGTCAAAGAGTTGAACACTGAGGTTAGAAATATTGATAACTAAATATCCTCAGTAGGGCTTAAAAGAATACATGCAAGAGCAGGTCAAgagataaaagcaaacaaatgaatttCAGAGCCCACActgcttcattatttttctgctcccttaaattatcttttctctttctatagGCAAGTATTTAGAAAACTTAGCAATGAAGAGAATAAGATGATCTCTGAAGTCTCTCCATGTTAGTATTAGGTGAAGCACAGGGAGCAATCCGAGTACCCTAGCAAGAGAGGAATCTGGTGGGCAGACCACTTAAAACTTGTGTGAACGACAGGAGTGGGGACCATGGTTAGGGCAGTGATGCGTGTCTTTCTTTCCAGGTGTTTGCACTTGTGACAGCAGTGTGCTGTCTTGCCGACGGAGCCCTTATTTACCGGAAGCTTCTGTTCAATCCCAGCGGTCCTTACCAGAAAAAGCCTGTGCATGAAAGAAAagtagttttgtaattttatattactttttagtTTGATTCTAAGTATTAAACATATTTCTGTATTCTTCCACATATTTTCTGCAGTTATTTTAACTCAGTATAGGAGCTGGAGGAAGAGATTTCCCAACTCTGCGCCCGGCTTAGAGCACTACTGTAACTTCCAAGGGAGCGCTGGGAGCAGCGGGATCAGGTTTTCCGGCTCCCCGGCCTGGGTGGCAGGGAAGAATGTGCCGGGATCCACCTCAGGGATCTTTGACTCTCTTTACCGCCTGGCTGGCTAGCAGCTCCGAGGGGTGGAGTTACAGAGATTTTGAGTTCTCAGGCTAGACGGTGGCATTGCACCCCCTGTGGCAATGAGGTGGCTGAAAGGCTGGGCTTGTCGGTGGGGCAGCGGGTGCTCGCGCCGGAGGGGTTGCCAACAGCCGTTGGGACGCGACACTGGTTCCCAGGGGAGAGCCAGCCGCTGCTGCGGCCCTGGTTCGGACGGCCAGGCCCTAGGGACCCACCATGGATCCTGGAGACGCCAAACCTGGGTCGCCCGAGGCACCTTCAGGGAACCTGAAACAACCAAAGACTGCCACAGCCCTGCCAAGTAGCGGCAGCGTAGTGAGTTCTGTACCCAAGGCACAGCGCAACGCCTCAGCAAAGACCGCATCCGGGAAGCACCCTGCAGCCTCAGTTCGCACTGCGAAGTCCGCAGCCACCGCACGTCCCCAAGGAAGTGAGGGCACCGCACCCTCAAAGAAAGCCACCACACGCCCACCCCCAACGCCCAcactcccacccccaacacccaCACTCCCACCCCCAACGCCCTCTGCACACACTGAATCCAAACTCTTAAATGAGACGGCGATCAAAGAGCGTGCGGAGGGCCGAGCCAAAGTCCCGTACGAATTCAGGGACAGCCTCAAGCGTTTTTCCTTCTCGCCCACTGGAGTATTGAAGATCCTGAGAATGGTGAGCAGAGAGCTGGTGAGATCTAGCTGGGGGATGTGGCCGGCAGTGGCCTCGGGGAAATGCCCAGGGGGTGCCAGCTCCAGAAAGCTTCCATAATTTACTTTGCCACTCACCTTTGTTTTGCTTCACCTTTCCTCCCCACCGTCCCTTGCTCCCCACACACTAAACCGTTCCTACTAAGCTtgcctcttttttccccctatttttttttcttttctttattatactttaagttctagggtacacgtgcagaacgtgcagttttgttacataggtatacacatgccattgtggtttgctgcacccatcaacccgtcacctacatgaggtatttctcctaatgctatccctcccctagtcccccactccctacaggccctggtgtgtgatgttcccctcctgtgtccatgtgttcaactcccacttatgagtgagaacatgcaatgtttggttttctgttcttgcgttagtttgctgagaatgatggtttccagcttcatccatgtccctgcaaaggacatgaactcatccttttttatggctgcatagtattccatggtgtatatgtgccacattttctttatccagtctatcattgatggacatttgggttggttcggTTTCCTCTCACAAAGGAAATTAGGGAAGCAATGAAGATAATAGGAATTTATAagttaggaaacaaaaataatagaatcaaTCAATACAAGAGCTGTCATTTGAAAGTCCTATTAAATTGATAAACCATTGGCCAACCaagaaaaaaagggggaagaaaggacatatatttaaaattagaaaccagaaggggaaaaaaatcataaacatcAGTGAAACTGAAAGGATCTACAGGAGTACCTTGCAAAACAGATGTGAATAATTGGATGAAATGGTTGATTTCTAGAAGAATGTAAATTACCAAAACTGATCCCAGAATAAGGAAAAATCTAAACAGGGCAGtataaacatagaagaaaatgagaattttaccaaatgagtatctttcaaaaatgtatcAGGCCCAGACCCTTTTACAAGTTAACTCTTTCAAGCCTTCATGGGATATAATTCTGACACTACTATAACTTTGTCaaagaatagagaaagaagaattaCTTCTGAACTATCTTTACACATTCAGTATAATACTGATAGGAAAACTTGATGgagttcagaaaaagaaaacaaagtagagATCTCACTTGCATCAGAACAAAACATCAATGTATTAGCAGATAATATTCATCAGtactttttgaaaatacaataCCACAAGAAAGAAACAGGATGATTCAACATTAAGactctattaaaataattaactgtATTATAAGTAAAAGGGAAAATGAGATTATATCTATCacattataaaaaattagaagattaTGTCACAGAAcatgtgacaaaattcaacatttgtCCCTGATTGCCAAGAATGGAGATCAGTAAGACAGGAGTATATAAATATTCCAttgacattgtaaaaataaacatttcaaactaAGAGTCAACATATTTAAACATCAGAAGTATTATTTATTAAGTGAGGGAAAAAATGATGCCTACTACACCATAAGTCAATTTTTTCTGAAACCACTAGTCATAATTAGGAAGGAGAAACACTATTTGAAAAgaggtggccaggcgcagtggctcacatctgtaatcccagccctttgggaggccaagatgggcagatcacctcagtcaggaattcaagaccagcctggccaatatggtgaaaccccatctctactaaaaatacaaaaattagccaggcttggtggagctcacctgtagtcccagctactcaggaggctgcggcaggagaatccttccaacccaggaggcagaggttgcagtgagctgagatcatgccactgcactccagcctgggcgacagagcaaaactgtctcaaaaaaaacaaaaagaggtaaAATATATCCTTTCTTTCAGCTaatatgattgtatatctagaagaACCCAAATCAACTGGAAACAATTTAGAGCCAGATAATTTAGTTAGGTGAGTCATTATTGTGttaataaataaaagctttccTAGACAAATAACcacttaaaataaagaaaatatttcagccgggcgcggtggctcacgcctgtaatcccagcactttgggaggccgagggaggcagatcacaaggtcaggagatcgagaccatcctggccaacatggtgaaaccctgcctctactaaaaatacaaaaattagccgggtgtagtggcacgtgcctgtaatcccagctactcgggaggctgaggcaggagaatcgcttgaacctgggaggcggaggctgcagtgagctgagattgcgccaccgcactccagcctggcgatagagcaggactccgtctcaaaaaaaaaagaaaaaaggaaaatatttctctttacaaCAGTAATCAAAATgatcaaatatctaaaaataagtgaaatgtgatatacatacaggaaaaaaactttaaaactctcCTGAGAGATATTTTTTGAAAACCACTAAAATGACTGGAAAGACATACTTTGTTCTTGAGAATAACtaaattctgtaatttttccaaattataaGTGAGTATTTCATTTAGAAATCCCAACTCAAATGCCAGCAGGCTTAGTCTGGGGAACTTGACCAACACAAACATGGCAGACATAAACAGTCTGAGAATTAGTAATAAGAGGAAGACTGGGCCAAACAATAACTCTGTATAGAGTGAATTGTCTATAACTTAGAGTACTAGAGAAGGAAGCAGCAATTCAATGGAAGAGAACAGTCTCAAGAGACCAAACTACATCTGAGAATTTAGTATACGATAAAGGTTGGATTGATCTGAAATCAGATCAGTGGGGATAATACTGGCATTTGccaataaatgatgttgagatAATCAGCAGCtgtttggaaagaaagaaaacgaaggCTCTTCCTCATGGTTTCTACCAAAATCAATGTATATGTACTTTACCAGTATATATGCAGACTTCTTTCTAGTATGAAATATAAACTGCTAATAGTGGTTACTTTTAAGGAGAGAGACTAAGGTTGGGTTGGGGGAagataaataaattgattttttttatccttCTATACTAtgtgcttttattattttcatgtatttcatttcttcaaaatataagaaatattaaaaatgtatgtgcaAAGCAGTATAGGCCACTGTACTGTAATATAATCATATTTATATACTGacaatgtagatttttttaaatcatgcatTAAAACAAATCCTGTTTCTTTTATTGCAGAGTCTTATCATAGGAGCATTAGCTTGTTTCATCATCGCCCAAGCTAATGAGTCATTTATAACAATCACAATTCTGGAAATCTTCATCGTCcttttttttattctaatatatatGCTAACCCTTCACCACTTGCTGACCTATTTACATTGGCCCTTACTTGTAAGTGTTCATTTTTACAATTCTTCAAATCCAAGCTTTGCCCTCAGCCCCAGAGTAAGGGCTCTCCTTAAGTGAAAACAACAGAGCTATCTCTCTAGACAAGGACATAGCTGAGCTGTGACAGTTAGGGTGTTGCCCTGGTCCAGAAAGATTCCTTGGACCCTTGTGCCTGCAGGACAGCCAACACACCCCTGCTCCAGCCCTGAGTGTAAAACCCCTCATTATGGCACTAGACACATGGTACTTTTCAGcttgtcctaaaaaaaaaaaaaaaatgtacttagtACATAAAGTAGGTAAGCACATTTCTCACCCATTGCTTGTGAAACAGTGCATGCTTCTACTTTGCAGAGAGCACTCTGATTATAAACATTCTCCCCAAAAGCAGAAGTTGATATGATGGCATTGTAGAAAATTGCCGTGCATACCCTTAAAGATTGTACAGtcaacctgtgtgtgtgtgttaaggtCCCCATCACAAAGAGGTGCCGGACTATCCAGAAAAAGACATTACAGAGCCTTCTTTAATAGCTTTTCCCAGACTTCCACATTCTTTTGAACAATTGCTAAAGCTAATCCCTCAGGTCTCAGACTAGAGAGGCAGTATGGTTTTGTCCAGAGACAGCCATGGGCCTGGATTCTGGCCCTGCCACCTTACTAGCCATGTAAcctttagcctcagtttccccatttaaGAAATACGGAGAAGGAAAAGTGTGATAATAACTACCTCCTAGGGTTCCTGAAACATTTAAATGTGTGCAAAGCCAATAACATAGTATGTGACACAAAGTAAACATTCTAATGTCCAAAAAGAACAGCCACTCATCAGACCCATCAGATAGCTGGGTGGCATTTGCCATTCTGTCTTGCGCTGTGAGCGATCCTAATTCAGAGCTTGGGCCTCTTCCACATCCCACTTCCTTATAGAACATTTTTCTAACCTTAAAGTCAGAATGTTCCTTTTGAGCTAAAAGTCAAATATTGTCTTCAAATCTCTGAGAGATTTTCTGCAAAGGCTGCTGAGCTCTCTCTGTCCCACAGAATGCCGAGTACAGGAAGCAGACAAAGCAAATATGAGCAACTTTGATTGAACATGTGGAAGACCCTTTTAGTTATGGAGAGGTTTCTCAGGGGAAACTCAAATCTCTGTCCATGGAAATTTTCAAGAAGGGAAGGTAAAGTAACCATTTTTGAGCATATACCATGTGCCAGACGCTTTTTCATGttaccttatttaatcctcacaacaacccagtGAGGTTATGGTCATCCCTCAccccccatttaacagatgagaaaattggatTAAAGACATTCAGTTGTCCATGACCATATGTAGGTGCCAGAAACTCAGATATgcacccaggtctgtctgactctaaaGCCCAGACTCTCTCCAGACTTTACAAACTATTATCTTGTGATGGTTTTCTATCTCC
This genomic interval carries:
- the LOC126945029 gene encoding CKLF-like MARVEL transmembrane domain-containing protein 1 isoform X4, whose translation is MDPGDAKPGSPEAPSGNLKQPKTATALPSSGSVVSSVPKAQRNASAKTASGKHPAASVRTAKSAATARPQGSEGTAPSKKATTRPPPTPTLPPPTPTLPPPTPSAHTESKLLNETAIKERAEGRAKVPYEFRDSLKRFSFSPTGVLKILRMSLIIGALACFIIAQANESFITITILEIFIVLFFILIYMLTLHHLLTYLHWPLLDLTNSIITAVFLSVVAILAMQEKERRHLFYVGGSLCLTAVIVCCIDAFVVTKMMRTNLKRFLGIEFESKLSPAKDAYPETGPDAPQRPA
- the LOC126945029 gene encoding CKLF-like MARVEL transmembrane domain-containing protein 2 isoform X1, translated to MDPGDAKPGSPEAPSGNLKQPKTATALPSSGSVVSSVPKAQRNASAKTASGKHPAASVRTAKSAATARPQGSEGTAPSKKATTRPPPTPTLPPPTPTLPPPTPSAHTESKLLNETAIKERAEGRAKVPYEFRDSLKRFSFSPTGVLKILRMSLIIGALACFIIAQANESFITITILEIFIVLFFILIYMLTLHHLLTYLHWPLLNAEYRKQTKQI